The Bacteroides fragilis NCTC 9343 genome includes the window GGGCACGTCAGCATTCCGAACCACGGCACTATCCTGGAACAGAATGACCAGTTATTTGTGGTATGTTCAGAAGAAGATTCAGATGCCATTGTAGCCTTTATCGGACGCGAAGTGCAAGTAGACTGGGAGAAACAGGATATGCCGATGGTATCACGTCGTATCTTGGTAACCAAACCGGAAATAAACGGAAAGAAGCTCGGTATGCTGAACTTCCGCAGCATGTATAATGTCAACATTACCCGTGTCAACCGTTCGGGTGTCGACCTGTTTGCTAACCCCAACCTGATACTGCAAGTGGGTGACCGTGTCATGGTAGTAGGCTCCGAAGACGCTGTAGAACGGGTAGCCAGCGTGCTTGGTAACTCTTTGAAACGCCTCAACGAACCGAACATTATCACATTGTTTGTGGGCATCTTCCTGGGTATCCTGTGCGGTAGTCTTCCCATTGCATTTCCGGGTATGCCGACTCCTGTCAAGCTCGGCCTTGCCGGCGGACCGCTGGTGGTAGCCATTCTGATAGGACGTTTCGGACACAAACTACATCTGGTAACTTATACAACTCAAAGCGCCAACCTGATGATACGTGAAATCGGTATCGTTCTCTTCCTTGCCAGTGTAGGTATCGAAGCCGGAGCAAATTTCGTGGATACGGTAATCCATGGAGATGGTCTGCTTTATGTAGGTTGCGGTTTCCTGATCACGATTATTCCTTTGCTGATAATCGGGGTCATAGCACGTTCGTATTATAAAATCAATTACTTCATGCTGATGGGATTGATTGCGGGTAGCAATACCGACCCTCCCGCATTGGCCTATTCCAATCAGGCAACCGGTAGCGACGCACCGGCAGTAGGTTATTCTACCGTATATCCGCTATCGATGTTTCTCCGTATCCTTGCGGGACAAATGATATTGTTGCTAATGATGTGATAACTATACACCCTGATACAGCAATGGCCAGTTACCATGTTTTTATTTACATAGTAATTGGCCATTTCTATATGGTAACAGCTTCTATTACAAAGCCAGTTTCTTCACCACAAATTCTTCTATAAACCTTACCGTTTCATCAATTCCCAATACCGAAGAATCGATGCAAAGATGATAGGTCGCAGCTGCTCCCCAGGTTTTATAGCTATAGTAATTATAATATTCTGAACGCTTCTTATCCGCCTTATTCATTTTTTCTGCGGCTGCTTCTTCAGAAATTCCGTGGATGCGACACAGACGGGCTATACGATCCTCTTGCGAAGCAGAAATGAAAATATTGGCACAACGGGGATGTTCACGCAAGATGTAATCGGCACACCGCCCCACAAACACACAGGATTTATTTGCCGCAAGATGCCGGATGACATCACTCTGGATTTTAAAAAGAGCATCATTGCTCAGGCAATTGGTGCAAGGCATGGCACCATCACTAATAAAAGGAAAACGCATCCCAAACAACCCGCCGATAATACCCTGAGAGGCTTTCTCGTCGGCTTTCTCGAAAAACTCCCGACAGAGTCCGCTTTCCTCCGAAGCCAGATTAATCAGCTCTTTATCATAGAAATCGATGCCTAACCTGGCTGCCAATTTTTCTCCGATCTCTTTTCCGCCACTGCCCAACTGACGGCCGATATTGATGACATAATTACCATTCATAGTACTTTTGTATATTGGTTCAATAGCAAACATACACATTATTTCCGAAAGAAGAAAATAAATAATGTACCAATATACAGAGTGCCGCATTTCTTATCAATTGGTAACTTTTATCCATTTTCAGAGTCGTATCTTTGCAGCCGCAAAAAAATAAACATTGTTTTTATGAAGGACAGCATTGACTTCGGAAATATGGAAATTCCGAGACTATTCAGGAAATTATTGATTCCAACAGTACTTGGAATGGTCTTTTCCGCCGTGTTTGTAATCACCGACGGTATATTTGTCGGTAAAGGTATAGGCAGTGATGCCCTGGCAGCGGTCAACATCACGGCTCCGCTATTTATGATAACCACCGGCATCGGACTGATGTTTGGAGTGGGCGCATCTGTTGTAGCTTCCATTCACCTGTCACAAGGTAAACGAAAAGTTGCGAGTATCAACATCACACAGGCACTTGCCTTTTCGGCCTTACTTATTCTAGTGCTATCGGCACTCTGCTGCTATTTCGCAGAGCCTATCGGCCGATTACTCGGCAGCTCGGAACGGTTGTTGCCTCTGGTGGTGGAGTATATGAATTGGTACGTACCTTT containing:
- a CDS encoding putative transporter, whose product is MDWLQDLLWNPNSVAHIVFLYAFVVAAGVYLGKIKIFGVSLGVTFVLFAGILMGHFGFTGDTHILHFIREFGLILFVFCIGLQVGPSFFSSFKKGGMTLNMLAVGIVVLNIAVAMALYFILGGRIELPMMVGILYGAVTNTPGLGAAQEALNQLSYSGPQIALGYACAYPLGVVGIIGSIIAVRYIFRINFAKEEENWNQETDGTHHKPHLMSLEVHNEAIYGKTLGTISSFLGRPFVCSRIRKNGHVSIPNHGTILEQNDQLFVVCSEEDSDAIVAFIGREVQVDWEKQDMPMVSRRILVTKPEINGKKLGMLNFRSMYNVNITRVNRSGVDLFANPNLILQVGDRVMVVGSEDAVERVASVLGNSLKRLNEPNIITLFVGIFLGILCGSLPIAFPGMPTPVKLGLAGGPLVVAILIGRFGHKLHLVTYTTQSANLMIREIGIVLFLASVGIEAGANFVDTVIHGDGLLYVGCGFLITIIPLLIIGVIARSYYKINYFMLMGLIAGSNTDPPALAYSNQATGSDAPAVGYSTVYPLSMFLRILAGQMILLLMM
- a CDS encoding cytidylate kinase-like family protein; translated protein: MNGNYVINIGRQLGSGGKEIGEKLAARLGIDFYDKELINLASEESGLCREFFEKADEKASQGIIGGLFGMRFPFISDGAMPCTNCLSNDALFKIQSDVIRHLAANKSCVFVGRCADYILREHPRCANIFISASQEDRIARLCRIHGISEEAAAEKMNKADKKRSEYYNYYSYKTWGAAATYHLCIDSSVLGIDETVRFIEEFVVKKLAL